The Glycine soja cultivar W05 chromosome 15, ASM419377v2, whole genome shotgun sequence region CCACTGTGAATGTCTGCTGTTGATAATTCCCAATAATGGAAATGGGGTTGGAGCTAGCAGCAATGGCCAAACAAGTAGTACCCTTCTCAATTTCCACAAGGGAGTTATGAACCTTAAGTTCTAGGCCAGCACCCCCACGAAATATGATTCGAATCTCAGGCACTGTTGACATTTCCTTAACACTCCCCTTGAAGCAAGTATCCAATATGGAGAATCCTGGTGCCTGTGCATACTTTTTGGACATGATCATcacaaaagattttttcaatgcATTGTAAATAGCCACAGGAAGCCTTGTGATTACTGTGCCAGAGTCAATTATGGTAGGAACATTGTAGCTTGAGGCAGAAACTCCTAGTGGCTTTCCTGCCACAGTGATAGTTGTCAAACCAAGAAAGTACAAGCTTGGAATCTTTGGATTCTTGACCAAGGGAGTGAACTTGTATggtgatgatgacaatgatgagGCTCCAATGGACAAGAAACCTGATACAGAAGAGTTTggttgtgctgaaaaagatgagGGGAGACAATAGGAGAAGGCATTGCCATATTTGTTGGACAATTGACCAAGCATGGAGAGTTTGTCGTTGGCTAGACCTATGATACCTGCTGACCTTCCAAACAAGCCTTGATTGTCTTGACCACAGCCATATACAAAACCTGATGATGGTGCCGCTGAAGGGGTTAAGGTTAGCACATCTTGACTCAAATAGCCAATTGAGAAGGAAGTGTCACCATAGCTTGCTTTGTAGACACAAGCACCAGTTGCATTTGAGCAACCTGGAGCATTCAGTGTGGAGCTCTTGAGAGAGGAACACTGAGAGGATGAGCAGGACAAGGCCTTGTAGGTCTTGGATACTGAAGGGGTGAATATAGGGTCAACTTGGACGTGGCAGTATATGACACAAGGTTGGCACTGGAGCCATGAGAGGGAGCTACCTGTGTCTACAATCATGCTGAAATACTTGGCAGGGGTACCAACTCCTATTTTCACATAGTAGTTGCCTGAACCAATTGACAAACCTGATTTCAATGGTGTGCTCACTAGGCTTGGTCCCCCCAATTTGTCAGTGGTGGCAGAATTGCTGGCACTCTCCTTGTTTGTTAATCTGGAATGAAGAAACCTGACacgttcctcatcttttgtgaTCATGTCAGAGAATGAAAATGGTGATGTGGAAGTTTGAGAGGAGTCAAGACCTTTAACATGGTACAAATTTAGCTGCATGCCCTCTTGCTTTTGCCTTGGATTATCATTATCTGCAAAATTGGACTGTTTGCAAGGTTAATATACATAAATACCTGCACAAATTCAGAATTTCATtcgtttttgtttatatatgaaGGAATCGAAAATAAGTATTAAGAGTTTATAATAGCTCATGCACCTTAATTAACCGAGTCAAACTCTCCTTGGTATTCAGAATTTCATTataatattgaaaatgaaactcaaattgctttctttaatttaagTATCACAGGTAAATGTAATATTctagtaaattttaaaaaaataaaataaaatacaagccTCTATACAGAAAAGGGAACTAGATTGTAACTTATGAAGAGAAGAGTTAAGAACTAGATAATTAACAAGCCATTGAAATACATGCCTTGAAATTCAACAAGAGAGGATGCTAGTGCAAGATGTGCA contains the following coding sequences:
- the LOC114388523 gene encoding aspartyl protease family protein At5g10770-like isoform X2, translating into MQLNLYHVKGLDSSQTSTSPFSFSDMITKDEERVRFLHSRLTNKESASNSATTDKLGGPSLVSTPLKSGLSIGSGNYYVKIGVGTPAKYFSMIVDTGSSLSWLQCQPCVIYCHVQVDPIFTPSVSKTYKALSCSSSQCSSLKSSTLNAPGCSNATGACVYKASYGDTSFSIGYLSQDVLTLTPSAAPSSGFVYGCGQDNQGLFGRSAGIIGLANDKLSMLGQLSNKYGNAFSYCLPSSFSAQPNSSVSGFLSIGASSLSSSPYKFTPLVKNPKIPSLYFLGLTTITVAGKPLGVSASSYNVPTIIDSGTVITRLPVAIYNALKKSFVMIMSKKYAQAPGFSILDTCFKGSVKEMSTVPEIRIIFRGGAGLELKVHNSLVEIEKGTTCLAIAASSNPISIIGNYQQQTFTVAYDVANSKIGFAPGGCQ
- the LOC114388523 gene encoding aspartyl protease family protein At5g10770-like isoform X1 — protein: MLQSLPSGVYKMSLFWFLVFSAHLALASSLVEFQDNDNPRQKQEGMQLNLYHVKGLDSSQTSTSPFSFSDMITKDEERVRFLHSRLTNKESASNSATTDKLGGPSLVSTPLKSGLSIGSGNYYVKIGVGTPAKYFSMIVDTGSSLSWLQCQPCVIYCHVQVDPIFTPSVSKTYKALSCSSSQCSSLKSSTLNAPGCSNATGACVYKASYGDTSFSIGYLSQDVLTLTPSAAPSSGFVYGCGQDNQGLFGRSAGIIGLANDKLSMLGQLSNKYGNAFSYCLPSSFSAQPNSSVSGFLSIGASSLSSSPYKFTPLVKNPKIPSLYFLGLTTITVAGKPLGVSASSYNVPTIIDSGTVITRLPVAIYNALKKSFVMIMSKKYAQAPGFSILDTCFKGSVKEMSTVPEIRIIFRGGAGLELKVHNSLVEIEKGTTCLAIAASSNPISIIGNYQQQTFTVAYDVANSKIGFAPGGCQ